In one Verrucomicrobiia bacterium genomic region, the following are encoded:
- the serC gene encoding 3-phosphoserine/phosphohydroxythreonine transaminase, protein MTDRIFNFNAGPGALPLEVLEQAKEEFLNHGQSGMSVMEMSHRSPEFEAILARADAGLRQHLGIPDDYAVLFLQGGASLQFSMVPMNLAVAGKPVELIQTGAWTKLAGDEIKKVSELKIAASTEAEKFRRLPRLDEIQLSGNASYVHLCSNNTIFGTQWREFPKTGNVPLVADMSSDILSRRVNVKDYGLIFAGAQKNMGPSGVTAVIIRKDLVERASVSLPTMMQYRTHVKANSLYNTPPTFSIYMVALMMEWIGRQGGLTAVEKANDAKAALLYDAIDSSGGYYYGPVEKKDRSRMNVVFRLKGDNEELEKKFVKESAAEGLAGLKGHRSVGGLRASLYNAQSMEGVQALVRFMKNFTAKNG, encoded by the coding sequence GCGGCATGTCCGTCATGGAAATGAGCCACCGCTCGCCGGAGTTCGAAGCCATTCTCGCCCGCGCCGACGCCGGATTGCGCCAGCACCTGGGCATTCCCGACGATTATGCCGTGCTCTTCCTGCAGGGCGGCGCGAGCCTCCAGTTTTCCATGGTCCCGATGAACCTGGCGGTGGCCGGCAAGCCCGTGGAACTCATTCAGACCGGCGCTTGGACCAAGCTGGCCGGGGACGAGATCAAGAAGGTGTCGGAACTGAAGATCGCGGCCAGCACGGAAGCGGAAAAATTCCGCCGCCTGCCACGCCTGGATGAGATCCAGCTTTCGGGCAATGCCTCTTATGTCCACCTGTGCTCGAACAACACGATTTTCGGCACGCAGTGGCGCGAATTCCCCAAGACTGGAAACGTGCCGCTTGTCGCCGACATGTCCTCCGACATCCTGTCGCGGCGCGTGAACGTGAAAGACTACGGCCTCATCTTCGCCGGCGCCCAGAAAAACATGGGGCCCTCGGGCGTGACGGCTGTCATCATCCGCAAAGACCTGGTGGAGCGCGCAAGCGTGTCGCTGCCGACCATGATGCAGTACCGCACGCACGTCAAAGCCAACTCGCTCTACAACACGCCGCCCACGTTTTCGATTTACATGGTGGCGCTCATGATGGAATGGATCGGCCGGCAGGGCGGGCTCACGGCCGTGGAAAAAGCGAACGATGCCAAGGCCGCGCTGCTCTATGACGCTATCGATTCGTCCGGCGGGTACTATTACGGCCCGGTGGAGAAGAAGGACCGCTCGCGCATGAACGTGGTCTTCCGCTTGAAGGGCGACAACGAAGAACTGGAAAAGAAATTCGTGAAGGAATCCGCGGCCGAAGGACTGGCCGGCCTGAAAGGACACCGTTCCGTCGGAGGCTTGCGCGCGTCGCTTTACAACGCGCAGTCGATGGAAGGCGTGCAGGCGCTCGTGCGGTTCATGAAGAACTTCACCGCGAAGAACGGATAA
- a CDS encoding cytochrome c peroxidase yields MKPSRLFAFILMSIALAPAAALAAEADKTPYEIKFPLGVDPDVFTVPEDNPMSAAKVELGKMLYFDKRISANDKISCATCHNPEKGFTDQLPVSKGFEDKTGTRNAPTVINSAFGLFQFWDGRAATLEEQAVGPMQNPVEMAHTLDGAVQKINAVAGYKPYFEAAFGDSKVDIDRIAKAIAAYERTVLSGNSPWDRYVNAHDESAMSESAKRGLTLFEGKARCTQCHVGFNLSDGVFHNIGVGMKAPKPDLGRYEITKEEKDKGAFKTPILRDLQKTFPYMHDGSEKTLEEVVDFYDKGGEPNSWLDPKMQKLGLTKEEKDDLVAFLKSLEGDWTPAPEPTLPQ; encoded by the coding sequence ATGAAACCGTCCCGCCTTTTCGCCTTTATACTCATGTCGATCGCCCTGGCTCCCGCTGCGGCCTTGGCCGCGGAAGCCGACAAAACTCCCTACGAAATCAAATTCCCGCTCGGCGTGGATCCGGATGTCTTTACGGTTCCCGAAGACAATCCCATGAGCGCCGCCAAAGTGGAGCTCGGCAAGATGCTCTATTTCGACAAGCGGATCTCCGCCAATGATAAGATAAGTTGTGCCACTTGTCACAATCCTGAGAAAGGATTCACGGACCAGTTGCCGGTTTCCAAAGGCTTCGAGGACAAAACCGGAACGCGAAACGCGCCTACCGTCATTAATTCCGCTTTCGGTCTCTTCCAGTTCTGGGACGGCCGCGCGGCGACACTCGAAGAACAGGCTGTGGGCCCCATGCAAAATCCCGTGGAAATGGCGCATACCCTTGACGGAGCGGTCCAAAAGATCAATGCCGTTGCCGGCTACAAACCGTATTTCGAGGCGGCATTCGGCGATTCCAAAGTCGACATCGACCGGATCGCCAAGGCCATCGCCGCTTATGAACGCACTGTCCTTTCGGGCAATTCCCCCTGGGACCGCTACGTGAACGCGCATGACGAAAGCGCAATGAGCGAATCCGCCAAGCGCGGCCTTACGCTCTTCGAAGGCAAGGCCCGCTGCACGCAATGCCACGTCGGCTTCAATTTAAGCGACGGCGTGTTCCACAATATCGGCGTCGGCATGAAAGCGCCCAAGCCCGACCTGGGCCGTTACGAAATCACGAAAGAGGAGAAAGACAAAGGCGCTTTCAAGACGCCCATCCTGCGTGACCTTCAGAAAACGTTTCCCTACATGCACGACGGAAGCGAGAAGACCCTGGAAGAAGTCGTGGATTTCTACGACAAAGGCGGCGAACCGAATTCCTGGCTGGACCCCAAGATGCAAAAGCTGGGGCTGACGAAAGAGGAAAAAGACGACCTCGTGGCGTTTTTGAAGTCGCTTGAAGGCGATTGGACACCGGCGCCCGAGCCCACGCTGCCGCAATAA
- a CDS encoding 2-oxoacid:ferredoxin oxidoreductase subunit beta encodes MSTPNPVPPSNTQNLPFTKDDFVSGQEVRWCPGCGDYAILAVMQRTLSKFAIPRENYVFVSGIGCSSRFPYYMNTYGFHSIHGRAPTIASGLRCVNPNLVIWLITGDGDALSIGGNHFLHILRRNLNVNIVLVNNRIYGLTKGQYSPTSEAGKITKSSPQGAIDYPVNPLSIALASEATFIARSVDSDPKHMEYVFERAMQHKGTSLVEVYQNCNIFNDKAFYPVTGRENRDDRAVYLEHDKPLIFGKKRDLAIRVKGGPSGLKPEIVDISKNKDADDLLIHNEKEPDPSYAYMLTQFQYPGLPVPLGVFRAVSRPTYDEMLDIQTEDLIKKKGKGDIKNLLYGNDTWTVN; translated from the coding sequence ATGAGCACACCTAATCCCGTACCACCCAGCAATACGCAGAATCTTCCGTTCACGAAAGACGACTTTGTTTCCGGGCAGGAAGTCCGCTGGTGCCCGGGCTGCGGCGACTATGCGATTCTCGCCGTCATGCAGCGCACGCTTTCCAAGTTCGCGATTCCGCGCGAGAACTACGTTTTCGTTTCCGGCATCGGGTGCTCGAGCCGCTTTCCCTATTACATGAACACCTACGGTTTCCACTCGATCCACGGCCGCGCGCCCACGATCGCTTCCGGGCTTCGCTGCGTGAACCCGAATCTCGTCATTTGGCTCATCACCGGCGACGGCGATGCGCTCTCGATCGGCGGGAATCACTTCCTGCATATCCTGCGCCGCAACCTGAACGTGAACATCGTGCTGGTCAACAACCGCATCTACGGCCTGACCAAGGGACAGTATTCGCCCACGTCAGAAGCGGGCAAGATCACGAAGTCTTCGCCGCAGGGCGCGATCGATTATCCGGTCAATCCCCTTTCCATTGCGCTCGCGTCGGAGGCCACGTTCATCGCGCGCTCGGTGGACTCTGACCCCAAGCACATGGAATACGTGTTCGAACGCGCCATGCAGCACAAGGGCACCTCTCTCGTCGAGGTCTACCAGAACTGCAACATCTTCAACGACAAGGCGTTTTACCCGGTGACCGGCCGCGAGAACCGCGACGACCGTGCCGTGTATCTCGAGCACGACAAGCCGCTCATTTTCGGAAAGAAGCGCGACCTCGCCATCCGGGTGAAAGGCGGTCCAAGCGGCCTCAAGCCGGAAATCGTCGACATCTCGAAAAACAAAGACGCCGACGATCTCCTCATCCACAATGAAAAAGAGCCGGACCCGAGCTATGCCTACATGCTGACGCAGTTCCAGTATCCGGGGCTGCCCGTTCCGCTCGGCGTTTTCCGCGCGGTGAGCCGGCCGACGTACGACGAAATGCTCGACATTCAGACCGAAGACCTCATCAAGAAAAAAGGCAAAGGCGACATCAAAAACCTGCTCTACGGAAACGATACCTGGACGGTGAACTGA
- a CDS encoding CBS domain-containing protein, translating to MKTPCPSCGHHNLEGMDRCEECLHSLMQRDLPRPKKNDPLQRVIMTAPVADLLTGADLLVANTTDTVQKIINTLKKKKKDCVLIYQKKKLVGIISQRDLLLRVAGKHKDLSAVKAEQIMTKNVEFVRGEDPIAFAVNKMSMGGFRHLPVLNAEGVPLSIISIKDVLGYLMKRHQAHE from the coding sequence ATGAAGACTCCTTGTCCCTCGTGCGGCCACCACAACCTGGAAGGCATGGACCGCTGCGAGGAATGCCTGCATTCTCTGATGCAGCGCGACCTGCCGCGGCCGAAGAAAAACGATCCGCTCCAGCGCGTCATCATGACTGCGCCTGTGGCGGACCTTTTGACCGGGGCGGATCTTCTGGTGGCAAACACGACGGACACGGTGCAGAAGATCATCAACACGCTGAAGAAAAAGAAAAAAGACTGCGTGCTGATTTATCAGAAGAAAAAACTGGTGGGCATCATCAGCCAGCGCGATCTGCTGCTGCGCGTGGCGGGAAAACACAAAGACCTCTCAGCCGTCAAAGCCGAGCAGATCATGACCAAGAACGTGGAATTCGTGCGCGGCGAGGACCCGATTGCCTTTGCCGTGAACAAGATGTCCATGGGCGGCTTCCGGCATCTTCCCGTGCTGAACGCCGAAGGCGTGCCGCTCAGCATCATCTCCATCAAGGACGTGCTGGGCTACCTGATGAAACGCCATCAAGCGCACGAATAG